The nucleotide window GGACTCCATCCTGGTGAAGGTAAGGAAGAAGCGAGACACGTCCACCATGCAGGTGGTCTCGTCCATGACGACCAGACCGCCGGAACCCATCATGGCGCCGGCTTTGATCAGGGAGTCGTAGTCGACCGGCGTGTCCAGGATCTCACCCGGAATACAGCCGCCGGAAGGGCCACCGGCCTGGACGGCCTTGAATTTGCGGTTGTTGAGGATACCGCCGCAGACGTCATAGATAACCGAACGGACAGTCATGCCTGCCGGAACCTCGACCAGACCGGTATGCTTGACCTTGCCGGTAACGGCGAAAATCTTGGTCCCCTTGGTGGTCTCTGTGCCCAGCGAAGCGTACCACTCGGCGCCCTTGTTGATGATGTGCCGAACGTTGCCGAAGGTCTCGACGTTATTGATGTTGGTCGGCTTGCCCCACAGGCCGCGTACGGCCGGGAACGGCGGGCGGGGACGGCTCATGCCGCGATGACCTTCGATGGAGGCCATCAGCGCGGTTTCCTCACCGCAGACGAAAGCGCCGGCACCCATCTTGATGCGCATGTCGAAATCGAAGCCCCAACCCTGGATGTTCTTGCCCAGATAGCCCTTTTCGTAGCAGACGTCAATGGCGTGCTGCAGACGCTGCACTGCCAGGGGGTATTCGGCGCGGACATAGACATAGCCGAAATCGCAGCCGATGGCGTAGGCGGCGATCATCATGCCTTCGATAATGCAGTAGGGGTCCCCTTCCAGCAGGGAGCGGTCCATGAACGCGCCCGGGTCGCCCTCGTCGGCGTTGCAGATCAGGTATTTGTGGTCACCGGGCGAGGCCTTGCAGAAGGACCACTTCATGCCGGTGGGAAAGCCACCGCCCCCACGGCCGCGAAGACCGGATTTCTTGACCTCTTCGATGACCTCTTCCGGCTTCATGGACTTGATGCATTTCTCGATCGCCTTGAAACCTTCTTCTTCTTTATAAGCCTCGATGCTGTCGGGGTTGATCTGACCGCAACCGGTCATGACCACGCGCATCTGGGCATCGACGAAAGTGTTGTAGTACGGCTTGGCCTTGCGTTTTTCAATGGTCGTCTTGGCGACGATATGCTCGTCGACGAGTTTCTCCACCTCTTCGGGCTGGACGAAGTCGTAGGTGATCCGCCCCTGTTCCTCGGTGATGATATCCACCAGAACGTCATTGGCGCACAGACCACGGCAACCGGTATGTATGACCTCGCACCGCTTGCCAACTACTGCGTCAACGCCCTTTTCCTGAAGCACCCGCCGGAACTCGGCCTCAACCTTTTTCGCCCCGGCCGAAATGCCGCCGGTTCCTTGACATATCAGAATCTTTATTGCTTCGCCCATAACGCTCTGTCCTCTGCTGGAGTGGTTGAGTCGGTCCTATTTCATCGGCCGCTGGTTGTATTCGGCAATTATCTCGTCAACCTTCTGGACCGTCATCTTGCCGAAGGTATCGTCGTTGACCATGGCCAGCGGCGCCATGCCGCAGGCACCCAGACAGGCGACCTTTTCAAAGGTATAGCGAAGGTCGGGGGTGGTTTCGGCATGACCGATGCCAAGCTTGTCAAAAAAGGTCTCAACGATGCGCGGAGCGCCCGAAACGTGACAGGCGGTTCCGACGCATACGCGAATGATGAAACGCCCTCTCGGCTTGAGGTGAAACTGGGCGTAAAAAGTAAGCACGCCATAGATCTGGCTGGGGTAAACATTCAGCCGCTCGGCAATATGGTCTGCCACCACGTGCGGAATATACCCGTATTCATCCTGTACACCTTGAAGAACCGGCATCAGGTTGCCAGGAATATCTATGTATTTATCGATTACCGCGTCGGCGATGGAAAGATCAATCTCCGGTTCCTGCTGTTCAGTCTGTTGCGCTACCGCGTCACTCATGCGCGCCATCTCCTTTGAATCGTACGGAAATTATCTGTCGATTTCGCCCAGAACGATGTCCAGGGTACCAATCACGGCCACCAAGTCTGCAACCATGGCTCCGGTAGACATCTGCTCCAGCGCCTGAAGATTTACGAATGAAGGTGGACGGATTCTCAGGCGGTACGGTCTGTTGCCACCTTCGCTGACGATGTAGTAGCCGAGTTCGCCCTTGGGAGCCTCAATTCCCTGGTAGACCTCTCCTTCCGGCACCGGATACCCTTCAGAAGCGATCTTGAAGTGGTGGATCAGGCCTTCGATGCTGTTGTAGACATTTTCCTTGGGCGGATAGCACACGTGGGGGCAGTCAGCCAGCACGGGACCGGGCTTGAGACGGTCGAGGGCCTGCTGGATGATCTTGCAGGATTCGCGCATTTCAACCAGACGCACCTTGTAACGGTCAAAAGTGTCACAGTTCTGGCCAACCGGCACCTTGAACTGGTAGGTTTCGTAACCACTGTAGGAGTTGTCGCGGCGCATATCCCAGTCAACGCCGGAACCCCTCAGTGCGGGACCGGTAAGGCCGATATCAATTGCGTTCTCGGCGGAAATGACGCCATTACCCACGGTACGCTTCAGCCAGATGGGGTTGGTAGTCAGCAGGCCTTCGTAGGTATCGAGGTTCGCCGGCATTTCGTTGACAAACGCGCGCACCTTGGCCTCGAATTCCGGCGGAACATCCATGGAAAGCCCACCGGCGCGGAAGAAGTTGGAGGTCATGCGAGCCCCGGAGATCAGCTCGTAGGTCTCCATGACAACTTCGCGCTCGCGGAAACAGTAGAGAAAGACCGTCATGGCGCCGATATCGAGGGCGTGGCAGGCCAGCCAGACCAGATGCGACTTGAGACGTGTCATTTCGGCCATGATCACCCGGATTGTCTGAGCACGTTCGGGCACCTGGATATCAAGCAGTTTTTCCACTGCCAGAATGTATCCGAGGTTGTTGCTCATGGGTGCCAGGTAGTCCAGGCGGTCGGTCAGCGGCAGAACCTGATGATAGGTCCGGTTTTCCGACAGTTTTTCCACGCCACGGTGCAGGTAACCGATATCAGGGGTTACCTTGGTGATCACCTCGCCATCCAGCTCGAGTACCAGCCTCAGAACCCCGTGGGTACTGGGATGCTGCGGGCCCATGTTCAATGTCATTTTTTCCGTAGTAGCCATTATCGCCTCTTCTTAAGTTCGAAATCCAAAAACGGAATTATTTCAACGCTACGACAGGCGCCCTTTGTACGGCTCACGGTCAGGCCCCTGGAGCGGATAATCCTTGCGCAGGGGGTATCCCTCCCAATCAGGCGTCATCAGGATGCGGGTCAGATTGGGATGATTTTCGAAGACGATGCCGAACAGGTCAAAGACTTCGCGTTCGAGCCAGTTGGCAGTCCCCCAAACCTGGGTAGCGCTCTGGATGCGCCCGTCGGCCTCGGCCACCGGTGCCTTGATGCGCAGCCGATCCTTGTTGGCTATGGAAAAGAGCTGGTAAACCAGCATAAAACGTTCATCCTTCTTTCCCAGGTAGTCAACCGCAGTCACGTCAGTGAGCATGTTGTACTGGAGAGACTGCTTGAGAAACGAGAGGATGGGCAGGATATCATCCTTCTTGACGGTGACAGTGACCTCGTCACGAAATTTTCTCACTTCGAGAATCGAGGAAGCGAACTGCTCCTTCAGCTTGATTACTGCGCGATTGTTTTCTGCCATGATTCCAACCCTTTTCTGGGATTTGATTTTATTCAACTACCACATGGATCAATCAGGCGGCGGAGGTGATCCTCTGCCCCAGACCGAGCGCGGATCCGAACGAGTTCTTCTCTTTCATGATCTTGTCCTGCAGCTTCATGATGCCGAACAGCAGCGCCTCGGGACGTGGCGGACAACCCGGAATGTAAACATCGACCGGCAGCGCCTCGTCGATACCCTGAACAACGCTATAGGTGTCAAACACACCACCGGAGCAGGCACAGGCCCCCATGGCGATCACCCACTTGGGCTCGGGCATCTGCTCGTACACGGTCTTGATTACCGGCAACATTTTCTTGGTAACCGTACCGGCAATGATGATGCAGTCGGCCTGACGCGGTGAGGCACGGAAAATGATACCGAAACGATCAAGGTCATGGGAGGATGCGCCGGTAGCCATCATCTCGATGGCACAGCACGCCAGACCAAAGGTCATCGGCCAGATGGACGACTTCCTCGACCAGTTCACCAGCGCATCAAGCGACGTGGTTATGATATTCTCGCCGAGCGGATTCTCTACTCCCATTCCAGTGCTCCTTTTTTCCAGACATAAATATAACCGACAAAGAGAATGACAATAAAGAGACCCATCTCTACCAAGCCGAACACACCGAGCTTCTTGTAAAGAATCGCCCAGGGATAGAGAAACACAGCCTCAATGTCGAACAGAATGAAAAGCATCGCAATCAGGTAGAACTTGATCGAGAAGCGCTCCCGCGCCGTTCCCACCGGCTCGCATCCGCACTCGTATGGAGCTTGCTTAATGGCAGAAAACTTCTTCGGTCCGATGATCGACGACATGACCAACGAGACAAGCCCGAAAGATATCGCCACGATCACAAGCAGAAGTATGGGTAAATAGGCACCAAGCATGAAAAATTCCTCCTCACGGCGTTACGGTATACTGTATACAAAACAGTTGAGAAAATAGGGTAATCAGGGTTCTTTGTCAAGATTATTTTTCCGGCGGGAAACGTACTGATAAACAGGCGCTGACGGCTCGGCTCGGCAAAGTTTTTTTGAATGAAATTGGCTCATTACCCTTGACACAGCTGCATACAGTATGCTACGCATTTCTGCTGGTCAGCATATTCCACGGCATCTGGTCCTTGCCGACAGAAGGGGATTAACGACATGAATCACCACCGTTCCAGCGTGCTTTTTCAACAGGCAAAAGCATCCATCCCCGGCGGCGTCAACAGTCCGGTACGGGCATTCAAATCGGTCGGAGCCGACCCCCTTTTCATAACCAGGGCGGCCGGCTGCACGATCAGCGACGAAGACGGCAATTCTTACACTGACTATGTAGGCTCCTGGGGACCCATGATCCTGGGGCACTGCCACCCGCAGGTGGTGGATGCCGTGAAATCCGCCCTAGAAAAGGGCGCGAGCTTCGGCGCACCGACGAAGCTCGAGATTACCCTGGCCGAAATGGTTATCGATGCGGTTCCCTCCATCGAAATGGTCCGCATGGTCAGCTCCGGCACCGAGGCGACCATGAGTGCCATACGCCTTGCCCGCGGCTTCACCGGACGCGACAAGATTCTCAAGTTTTCCGGATGCTACCACGGCCATGCCGACTCACTGCTCGTCAAGGCCGGGTCCGGCGCCGCAACGTTCGGCGTACCCGATTCGCCCGGTGTGCCTGCCGATTTTGCCAAACACACCCTCACCGGAGAATACAACTCCCTCGCCTCGGTAAAAACACTGGTCGCGGAAAATCCCGGGCAGATTGCCTGCATCATCGTGGAACCCGTAGCCGGCAATATGGGAACCGTGCCTCCCCGGGAAGGCTTTCTGGAAGGACTGCGTGAGATCTGCACCAACGAAGGGATCGTTCTGATCTTTGACGAAGTGATGTCCGGATTCCGCGTCGCCTACGGCGGTGCCCAGGAACTCTATGGAATCACCCCCGACATGACCACCCTGGGCAAAATCATCGGCGGCGGACTCCCGGTGGGCGCCTTCGGCGGTAAACGCGAGATCATGGAAAAACTGTCTCCCAACGGGGGCGTGTATCAGGCCGGCACCCTTTCCGGCAACCCGCTCGCCATGAGCGCCGGCATCGCCACGCTTTCGCTGCTGAAACAACCGGGCTTTTATTCGGCACTCGAGGAGAAGAGCCGGGCCGTTGCCGACGGGATCTCCGCCGCTGCCAAACAGGCAGGCTACCCCATTTATTCCACCCGGGTAGGCAGCATGTTCTGCGCCTTCTTTACGCCGGGCGAAGTATATGACTGGTCCACCGCTGCCGCTTGCGACACCAAGGCATTCTCCCGCTATTTTCTGGGCATGCTGGAGGAAGGCATCTATCTGGCACCGTCACAGTTTGAAACCGCCTTCGTCTCGGCTGCCCATACCGACGCGGACATCGAACGCACCATTGCTGCGGCAGCCAAATGCTTTAAAGCGCTCCGGTAAAGCCTTATTAATTTGACATGGTGATAGCCGCCGTGCTATTGAATACCGGTTTTAGTGTCGGATAAATACGCATGAACCGTGATAAAAAGGATATCTTCCGCAGCTTGGCGCTGGTATCCAGTATGGGGATATCGGTTGTACTCGCGATCGGCATCGGCGTCTGGTTCGGTCTGACTCTGGACCGTTGGCTTGGGACAAAACCCTGGTTCTTTTATATCTTTCTTTTTATCGGAATCGCGGCCGGCTTCAAAAACATCTACGTAATAGCCGGCAGGGAGATCCGCAGGAATGATGACGGCGATAAATGAGGAAAACCTCTTCGCGGTCATCCTCAAAGGAAGCGTTGGCCTCCTTCTGGTTCTGACCATCGGTGGATTCGTTTTCTTTTCCGTAAAAACCGGCTTGGGTATTCTGACGGGCGGGATAATTGCCCTGGTCAACTTCGTCTGGATGCGCAACGTTCTTCAGCGCATCCTGGGACTGCTGCCCTCCAGACCGGGCCTCTATGCCCAACTGAGGTTTGTCGCCCGTATTGTAGTTACCGGACTGATACTCTATTTTCTGATCGTGTCGGGCTGGGTTTCTTTGGCTGGACTTCTGACAGGATTGTCGGTCATCGTCGCAAACATCATCGCACTTTCAATATATCGTGCCGTGCGCACAGGAGGTTAGGTCTCATGGTTCACCCGTTACTGTTTCTCGAGTTCTTCCGCTCACTCTTGGCCCCGCTGCACATCAGCGAAGCCAGCGCCGATGCCATTGCCTATACCTGGCTGATCATCATACTGCTGCTGGTGCTGTCGGTGCTGGCAACCTCCGCCCTGAAGACGATTCCGAGC belongs to Geobacter sp. SVR and includes:
- the nuoF gene encoding NADH-quinone oxidoreductase subunit NuoF, whose amino-acid sequence is MGEAIKILICQGTGGISAGAKKVEAEFRRVLQEKGVDAVVGKRCEVIHTGCRGLCANDVLVDIITEEQGRITYDFVQPEEVEKLVDEHIVAKTTIEKRKAKPYYNTFVDAQMRVVMTGCGQINPDSIEAYKEEEGFKAIEKCIKSMKPEEVIEEVKKSGLRGRGGGGFPTGMKWSFCKASPGDHKYLICNADEGDPGAFMDRSLLEGDPYCIIEGMMIAAYAIGCDFGYVYVRAEYPLAVQRLQHAIDVCYEKGYLGKNIQGWGFDFDMRIKMGAGAFVCGEETALMASIEGHRGMSRPRPPFPAVRGLWGKPTNINNVETFGNVRHIINKGAEWYASLGTETTKGTKIFAVTGKVKHTGLVEVPAGMTVRSVIYDVCGGILNNRKFKAVQAGGPSGGCIPGEILDTPVDYDSLIKAGAMMGSGGLVVMDETTCMVDVSRFFLTFTRMESCGKCVPCRIGLKVMLDILERITEGRGEPSDIDTLLDLGASIKKASLCGLGQTAPNPILSTINYFRDEYEAHINNKRCPSNCCKELLLWQVVEDKCVKCGACKKACPVDAIVWEKGQLAWLDKEKCTKCKSCYDACRFMAIE
- a CDS encoding NAD(P)H-dependent oxidoreductase subunit E, producing the protein MSDAVAQQTEQQEPEIDLSIADAVIDKYIDIPGNLMPVLQGVQDEYGYIPHVVADHIAERLNVYPSQIYGVLTFYAQFHLKPRGRFIIRVCVGTACHVSGAPRIVETFFDKLGIGHAETTPDLRYTFEKVACLGACGMAPLAMVNDDTFGKMTVQKVDEIIAEYNQRPMK
- the nuoD gene encoding NADH dehydrogenase (quinone) subunit D, whose translation is MATTEKMTLNMGPQHPSTHGVLRLVLELDGEVITKVTPDIGYLHRGVEKLSENRTYHQVLPLTDRLDYLAPMSNNLGYILAVEKLLDIQVPERAQTIRVIMAEMTRLKSHLVWLACHALDIGAMTVFLYCFREREVVMETYELISGARMTSNFFRAGGLSMDVPPEFEAKVRAFVNEMPANLDTYEGLLTTNPIWLKRTVGNGVISAENAIDIGLTGPALRGSGVDWDMRRDNSYSGYETYQFKVPVGQNCDTFDRYKVRLVEMRESCKIIQQALDRLKPGPVLADCPHVCYPPKENVYNSIEGLIHHFKIASEGYPVPEGEVYQGIEAPKGELGYYIVSEGGNRPYRLRIRPPSFVNLQALEQMSTGAMVADLVAVIGTLDIVLGEIDR
- a CDS encoding NADH-quinone oxidoreductase subunit C, producing MAENNRAVIKLKEQFASSILEVRKFRDEVTVTVKKDDILPILSFLKQSLQYNMLTDVTAVDYLGKKDERFMLVYQLFSIANKDRLRIKAPVAEADGRIQSATQVWGTANWLEREVFDLFGIVFENHPNLTRILMTPDWEGYPLRKDYPLQGPDREPYKGRLS
- a CDS encoding NADH-quinone oxidoreductase subunit B; translated protein: MGVENPLGENIITTSLDALVNWSRKSSIWPMTFGLACCAIEMMATGASSHDLDRFGIIFRASPRQADCIIIAGTVTKKMLPVIKTVYEQMPEPKWVIAMGACACSGGVFDTYSVVQGIDEALPVDVYIPGCPPRPEALLFGIMKLQDKIMKEKNSFGSALGLGQRITSAA
- a CDS encoding NADH-quinone oxidoreductase subunit A, producing MLGAYLPILLLVIVAISFGLVSLVMSSIIGPKKFSAIKQAPYECGCEPVGTARERFSIKFYLIAMLFILFDIEAVFLYPWAILYKKLGVFGLVEMGLFIVILFVGYIYVWKKGALEWE
- the hemL gene encoding glutamate-1-semialdehyde 2,1-aminomutase gives rise to the protein MNHHRSSVLFQQAKASIPGGVNSPVRAFKSVGADPLFITRAAGCTISDEDGNSYTDYVGSWGPMILGHCHPQVVDAVKSALEKGASFGAPTKLEITLAEMVIDAVPSIEMVRMVSSGTEATMSAIRLARGFTGRDKILKFSGCYHGHADSLLVKAGSGAATFGVPDSPGVPADFAKHTLTGEYNSLASVKTLVAENPGQIACIIVEPVAGNMGTVPPREGFLEGLREICTNEGIVLIFDEVMSGFRVAYGGAQELYGITPDMTTLGKIIGGGLPVGAFGGKREIMEKLSPNGGVYQAGTLSGNPLAMSAGIATLSLLKQPGFYSALEEKSRAVADGISAAAKQAGYPIYSTRVGSMFCAFFTPGEVYDWSTAAACDTKAFSRYFLGMLEEGIYLAPSQFETAFVSAAHTDADIERTIAAAAKCFKALR
- a CDS encoding AtpZ/AtpI family protein, whose protein sequence is MNRDKKDIFRSLALVSSMGISVVLAIGIGVWFGLTLDRWLGTKPWFFYIFLFIGIAAGFKNIYVIAGREIRRNDDGDK
- a CDS encoding ATP synthase subunit I — protein: MMTAINEENLFAVILKGSVGLLLVLTIGGFVFFSVKTGLGILTGGIIALVNFVWMRNVLQRILGLLPSRPGLYAQLRFVARIVVTGLILYFLIVSGWVSLAGLLTGLSVIVANIIALSIYRAVRTGG